From the genome of Hymenobacter sp. PAMC 26628, one region includes:
- a CDS encoding oxidoreductase translates to MPNSPKNWFITGASSGFGEALAELLLANGDKVAATFRHQSQADEFTQKAGANGKGVVLDVTDAARVPGAVQEAITALGHLDVVVNNAGYGSLGPIEEIGEEEVQRQFDVNVFGALRVLRAVLPHLRERKSGHILNITSIGGLRAFPGVGIYNGSKFALEGIGEALSKEVGPLGIRVTNIEPSGFRTKWAGESATFTKPKNADYDATAGKNMGDIQGYSGNQPGDPVRAAQAMYDVVNQENPPLHLPLGVAAVKGARAKIKELSDEVEQYASVGEGADFPAAK, encoded by the coding sequence ATGCCCAATTCCCCTAAAAACTGGTTCATTACCGGCGCATCGTCCGGCTTCGGCGAAGCTTTGGCCGAGCTGCTGCTCGCCAACGGCGACAAGGTGGCCGCCACCTTCCGCCACCAAAGCCAAGCCGATGAATTTACCCAAAAGGCTGGTGCCAACGGCAAAGGCGTGGTGCTCGACGTAACCGATGCCGCCCGCGTGCCCGGCGCCGTGCAGGAAGCCATTACGGCCCTTGGCCACCTCGACGTGGTGGTGAACAACGCCGGCTACGGCTCGCTGGGCCCCATCGAGGAAATCGGCGAGGAAGAAGTGCAGCGGCAGTTCGACGTGAACGTGTTCGGTGCTTTGCGGGTACTGCGGGCCGTGCTGCCCCATTTGCGCGAGCGTAAAAGCGGCCACATTTTGAACATTACCAGCATCGGCGGCCTGCGCGCCTTCCCGGGCGTGGGCATCTACAACGGCTCTAAGTTCGCGCTCGAAGGCATCGGCGAGGCACTTTCCAAGGAAGTGGGGCCCCTGGGCATCCGCGTGACCAACATCGAGCCCAGCGGCTTCCGCACGAAATGGGCGGGCGAGTCGGCCACGTTCACGAAGCCCAAAAACGCGGATTACGACGCTACGGCCGGCAAGAACATGGGCGACATTCAGGGCTACAGCGGCAACCAGCCCGGCGACCCGGTGCGCGCCGCCCAGGCCATGTACGACGTGGTGAACCAGGAAAATCCGCCCCTGCACCTGCCCCTGGGCGTAGCCGCCGTAAAGGGCGCCCGCGCCAAAATCAAGGAGCTGAGCGATGAGGTGGAGCAGTACGCCAGCGTGGGCGAAGGCGCGGACTTTCCGGCGGCGAAGTAA